DNA from Arthrobacter sp. StoSoilB19:
GTGTAGGCGGTGTAGAGGTCCCCGCCCAGCAGGAACCAAGTGATCCAGGTGCCGAATCCGCGGCCGCCCAGGCCCCACTCGTCCAGGCTGTGCAGTCCTTCCACCTCTCCGCTGCGGCGCCATTTGGCGGCCAGGAAGCCCATGACGGCAACAACGACGAACAGCAGCACAACAATGATCAAGGCAATCCAGTTGATCTCGCGCCCGTTCATGGCCGGTCCCCTCCCAACCCGGCATCGGCGGAGGCTGTGCCTGCCCGTGGCGGGCCGCCTGGACGTGCCTCAGCCCGCCGTCGTCGGTCTTCCTTGGTTACCAGCCAATAGGCCGTGCCGGTCAGGATGGCCGAAATGGGCACCCAGAGCAGCTGGTACCAGTAAAAGAACGGCAGCCCGGCCAGCCTGGGCGCATCGAAGGAGTAGAGCTGCGGCATGAGGGGGAAGAGGATGGCGGCGGCCAGGATGATGCCGGCACCGATGTATGGAGCGGGCCTCGCAGGCCCCCGGATCGCGGTATCGCGTGTCAGGCGCGATTCCTCTGGAACAGCATCGCCGTTGTAGCCGGAACCATCTGCGTGGGACATCTGTGACCTCCTCGTCAGCCTGTCCCGCGTCCCCGCTCTTGGGTGAAAGCGGCCGGGCGGCGGGACGATGTGCCCTCAACTTCAGTTGTACCCCGCTTTGACCTGCGCGGGAAGGGTTTTTCCACCGGCTGCAGGTCCCCATCCGGAGAGAAAAGGACCAGGCCCCCAACAACGACGAAAAAGGGAACCAGCACAAATGTGATGGTTCCCTTTTCCGTGTATCGGTGGAGCTGAGGGGACTCGAACCCCTGACCCCCTGCATGCCATGCAGGTGCGCTACCAGCTGCGCCACAGCCCCTTACTCTTGTTCCTTCCGGTTGAATTCGCCGGAGCAACCTGACCAGAGTAATGCACTTTTCCGCTGGACGCCAATCGGCGGTCAACGGCCCCGGAACCGCGCTCCTCCGCCGCGCAGTCCTGCAGGCATTCAGCCGTCGTCAGCTGCGCGGGAACGGCTGGAAACGAAAAAGTCCGCCGGAACCAGGATGGTTCCGGCGGACCCGCCGGTGGAGCTGAGGGGACTCGAACCCCTGACCCCCTGCATGCCATGCAGGTGCGCTACCAGCTGCGCCACAGCCCCGGATTGTTGCTGCTCCAAGGAGCTCTCTCCGGGGTCTCCCCCGAAGCAACTCAAATATCTTAGAACAGCAATTCCGAAAATTCCAAATCGGGAATATTCACTCTCCGCACACGTTCACGGCGCGGGCGCGGCCTACTCGCTGTCGGCTATTGCGCCGGCTTTGGCGGATGCGTCGTCCCCGAGCTGCAGGTCCACCACGGGGCAATCCTTCCAGAGCCGCTCCAGTGCGTAGAACACCCGGTCCTCCTCATGCTGGACGTGGATGACGACGTCGGCGTAGTCCAGCAGGACCCACCGGCCGCCGGAACGGCCCTCGCGGCGCACCGGCCGCAGGTCCTGTTTGGCAAGTTCTTCCTCGATGCCGTCAACGATGGCGTTGACCTGGCGTTCGCTGGGTGCCGAGGCGATGAGGAAGACGTCGGCCAGGGCCAGGCGTTCACTCACGTCCATGGCGACGATGTCCTGCGCAATCTTGTCGGCGGCGGCCTTGGCGGCCGTACGGGCTATTGCAATGGACGATTCTGTTGCAGTCACGGGACTCCTTGTTTGGTGAAAAGTTGATGCCGGTGCGGTCAGCGGGACATGCCGCTGACGATCAGGATGATGCCGGCAATGAGGGCCAGGATCCCGAACGCGAGGATGCAGAACTGAAGGATGCGGTTCCGCCGCGCCCTTGTCAGGCCGGCCGTTGCGGCGTCCAGGGGGTCAAGGCCATGGGCGGCGCGGGCAGGGACGCGGGGAAGATCCTCGAAGAGATCCTCTGAGGGGTTCTCCGTCTGGTTGTCCGGGAGCGATACCCGTTTGGGACGGCTGGCGGCTTTGGCCGCTGCCTCGGCACGGGCTATGACCTGGGACCTGCCGCTGGCGGATTCGGGCGCTGGCGCCTTGGGGCGGTTGGCAGGTTTGCGTTTTCCCGGAACTTTGGTGCCGGGCCTGGTGGTGACCGGGACATGCGAGGTTGCCGGCGGCTTCATCACCGGACGTTCGACGCCGGGCACCTGGACGAACTCGAGCGGCGTCACCATCGCCAGGTTGTTGGCGGTGGACGGGCCGGGCTTGTCTTTGGCGGCGGCTTCCCTGGCCGGGGCGGGAGGATTCCCCGCCTGTTCGGCGAGCTTCTGCCGGGCCATTGCCCTGCGGTTCAGGACCGCGGCCCGCTCCGCCAGGGCGATCTGTTCGGCCAGGATCTCCGGATCGACGGCCTCCGGATCCACAGACGCGATGTGCTCCATTTTGGCGATCTGGTTCCTGGCCTGCGCGGCGATCAGCGCCCGCGCTTCCAGTGCCTGTTCCACCGTCATCCCCTCCGGGGCGCCTCCTGGAGCCGGTGCAGGACGTTCAGCGGCGGCTGCGGGCCCTGGTTTCGCCGGGGCACCAGTTTTTACCGGCGCGCCGGTGTTCGCTGCAGGGGCCGGGGCAGCAGTGTCCGCTCCTGACGACGCGGTGGGGGCGGGCGCAGCGGCTGGTGGCACAATCGGATTGGCGGCCGTCAGTGCCTGCTCTTTGAGTTGCTGCAACCGCAGCTGGCGCCGGGTGGGCGGTCCCCCGGCAGCAAGCTGGCCTTCCTTTTCCTCAAGTTCCTTGATGGTGCGA
Protein-coding regions in this window:
- a CDS encoding DUF3311 domain-containing protein, with amino-acid sequence MSHADGSGYNGDAVPEESRLTRDTAIRGPARPAPYIGAGIILAAAILFPLMPQLYSFDAPRLAGLPFFYWYQLLWVPISAILTGTAYWLVTKEDRRRRAEARPGGPPRAGTASADAGLGGDRP
- the rsfS gene encoding ribosome silencing factor, which produces MTATESSIAIARTAAKAAADKIAQDIVAMDVSERLALADVFLIASAPSERQVNAIVDGIEEELAKQDLRPVRREGRSGGRWVLLDYADVVIHVQHEEDRVFYALERLWKDCPVVDLQLGDDASAKAGAIADSE